Proteins encoded together in one Thermococcus barophilus MP window:
- a CDS encoding proton-conducting transporter transmembrane domain-containing protein, whose protein sequence is MIEHLPALMIAVPLFGAFIAPLFKKKQSIAAVWAIVITAVTVVLSLMLMYQVRLHGIIVYVFGADKPTLVLPSGYKVPIRIMFEIDGIGAFMAISATLMSFVGALYSYSHVKAESGLEKYYALLLLLEVGILGMVLTGDLFNLFVFLEIAGIAGSALVGFRNYRGEASEAGIKYLIVSAVASLMVLFAIGILYGEYGNLNLAYISRQVSLSTLDMIAFGLLFASFAMKCGSVPMHYWVPDAYTEVPAGINPVLLVSTYASLYALFRVSFTLFANVSISLERVGWIMSILGVLTMFIGVTMALVQKDVKRLMSYHAISQTGYMLLGVGVGLTVLHNSDALAEFGRTAMAGGIFHIINHIIYKSLLLMTAGALFYVTGTRNLNEMGGLARKMPITTLCFIVGAAAISGLPPFNGFASKFLIYESSYRLNPLLAVFAMVTSILTLASFVKVFASAFLGPPLEKFENVREVPRPMIVAMVILALLCILFGLFPDVVLNKIVYPAVDALINVAQYQSWGGLA, encoded by the coding sequence ATGATTGAGCACTTACCGGCATTGATGATAGCGGTTCCTCTCTTTGGAGCGTTTATTGCACCTCTGTTCAAGAAAAAACAGAGCATTGCAGCGGTATGGGCTATAGTGATAACTGCCGTTACTGTAGTCCTTTCTCTTATGCTGATGTACCAGGTCAGATTGCATGGTATCATAGTGTATGTTTTCGGCGCGGATAAGCCAACCCTTGTACTGCCTTCAGGTTATAAAGTTCCAATAAGGATTATGTTCGAGATTGACGGCATTGGAGCTTTCATGGCCATCTCAGCGACTCTGATGAGCTTTGTCGGTGCTCTCTATTCATACAGTCATGTTAAAGCGGAGAGCGGTCTGGAAAAATACTATGCATTGCTGCTTCTGTTAGAAGTGGGCATTCTCGGCATGGTTCTCACAGGAGATCTCTTCAATCTCTTCGTGTTCTTAGAAATAGCTGGGATCGCTGGCTCAGCGTTGGTTGGATTCAGAAACTACCGCGGTGAAGCGAGTGAAGCTGGAATTAAATATCTGATAGTAAGTGCCGTTGCATCTTTGATGGTTCTCTTTGCCATTGGAATCCTCTATGGCGAATATGGAAACTTAAACTTAGCCTATATAAGCAGACAGGTCTCCCTCAGTACCCTTGACATGATAGCATTTGGCCTGCTATTTGCTTCGTTTGCCATGAAGTGCGGTTCAGTTCCAATGCATTACTGGGTTCCCGATGCATACACCGAAGTTCCGGCTGGTATAAACCCAGTCCTGCTGGTGTCTACTTATGCAAGCCTCTATGCTCTCTTTAGAGTCAGCTTCACACTCTTTGCAAACGTATCAATCAGCTTAGAGAGAGTTGGATGGATAATGTCAATCCTTGGCGTTCTAACGATGTTCATCGGTGTTACAATGGCTCTGGTTCAGAAAGATGTAAAAAGGCTCATGAGCTACCACGCTATCTCACAAACTGGCTACATGCTCCTTGGTGTTGGTGTCGGCTTAACGGTTCTTCATAATTCCGATGCATTGGCAGAGTTCGGGAGAACGGCAATGGCTGGAGGAATCTTCCACATAATAAACCACATAATCTACAAGAGCTTGCTCTTAATGACTGCTGGTGCACTGTTCTACGTAACCGGGACAAGAAACCTCAACGAAATGGGAGGATTAGCGAGGAAGATGCCCATTACAACTTTGTGCTTTATTGTTGGTGCTGCAGCCATATCTGGTTTGCCGCCTTTCAACGGGTTTGCAAGCAAATTCCTAATCTATGAGAGCTCTTACAGATTGAATCCGCTATTGGCGGTATTTGCAATGGTCACGAGTATATTGACCCTTGCTTCATTCGTTAAAGTGTTTGCGTCAGCGTTCTTGGGGCCACCATTGGAGAAGTTCGAGAACGTAAGAGAAGTCCCAAGACCGATGATAGTGGCTATGGTGATCTTGGCATTGCTCTGTATACTATTCGGTCTGTTCCCGGACGTTGTACTGAATAAAATCGTGTATCCAGCTGTGGATGCCCTCATCAACGTTGCGCAATATCAGTCATGGGGTGGTCTGGCATGA
- a CDS encoding sodium:proton antiporter: MNGSIWVNFPFIVVALLLAVGFYTIGFKRNLIKVVIGIEILEGAVNLFLVALGYVKGGYAPIYTLAPPEAANPQNMVLPTPQALTLTSIVIGVAVSALMLAFAVNIYKRYGTLDVTKIRRLRG, from the coding sequence ATGAATGGTAGCATCTGGGTTAATTTTCCGTTCATAGTTGTCGCACTCCTCTTGGCAGTAGGGTTTTACACAATAGGGTTCAAGAGGAATCTAATCAAGGTTGTCATAGGTATTGAAATCTTGGAAGGAGCAGTCAACCTGTTCTTAGTTGCCTTGGGATATGTAAAAGGTGGCTATGCCCCAATCTATACTTTGGCACCACCAGAGGCAGCAAATCCGCAAAATATGGTTCTCCCGACTCCACAGGCATTAACACTTACGAGCATTGTCATAGGTGTTGCTGTCTCAGCCTTAATGCTTGCCTTTGCTGTGAACATCTACAAGCGCTATGGAACCCTTGACGTTACAAAGATCAGGAGGTTGAGGGGATGA
- a CDS encoding MnhB domain-containing protein codes for MTTTIIKTTTKILAPLILVFGSYIILHGHLTPGGGFQGGAVFASGLALLIVANKYDAVKSLFEKAPLSVFESIGALGFLGMACLGFAGYTFFKNVIANSGFPLFGGKTPVGINPGYLNTGGTLPYMNIFVGMKVLAGLTSIVLVFFLIMRRERDEW; via the coding sequence ATGACGACAACCATCATAAAGACCACGACCAAAATACTGGCACCTCTAATACTTGTCTTTGGTAGCTACATTATACTCCATGGTCATTTAACACCGGGAGGAGGCTTTCAGGGGGGAGCAGTTTTTGCAAGTGGTTTAGCGTTGCTCATAGTGGCGAACAAATACGATGCTGTTAAAAGCCTCTTTGAGAAAGCTCCCCTCAGTGTATTTGAAAGCATTGGAGCACTGGGATTCCTTGGAATGGCATGTCTGGGGTTTGCTGGCTACACGTTCTTCAAAAACGTAATTGCAAACAGCGGATTCCCATTATTTGGAGGAAAAACTCCAGTTGGGATAAATCCGGGCTATTTAAACACAGGTGGCACTCTTCCGTACATGAACATCTTTGTCGGTATGAAGGTTCTTGCAGGCCTTACAAGCATAGTGCTGGTGTTCTTCCTAATCATGAGGAGGGAGAGGGATGAATGGTAG
- the mbhE gene encoding hydrogen gas-evolving membrane-bound hydrogenase subunit E translates to MRTSLGLLAFIGFTLFLLAAMISIRPFGEPPHREMDDWFITHAQIEASANNVVTSIVFDYRGFDTLGEATVLFTAVSGVLMVLRRKEGTKK, encoded by the coding sequence ATGAGGACTTCTCTTGGATTGCTTGCTTTCATAGGGTTCACGCTCTTCCTCCTTGCTGCGATGATTAGCATCAGGCCTTTTGGAGAGCCCCCTCACAGAGAAATGGATGACTGGTTCATAACCCATGCTCAGATTGAAGCATCAGCTAACAACGTTGTCACAAGCATAGTCTTTGACTACAGAGGTTTCGATACTCTTGGCGAAGCGACCGTCCTGTTTACGGCAGTTTCTGGAGTTTTAATGGTTCTGCGGAGGAAGGAGGGGACGAAAAAATGA
- a CDS encoding hydrogenase subunit MbhD domain-containing protein — MNFMEFFWILQVLIGIGLLVSAIVAIRFKNLIMAVIAMAVFSLILSLEFYVLQAPDVAIAEAGVGAGLTTAMYLLAIKNTTDEEVIE; from the coding sequence ATGAACTTTATGGAGTTCTTTTGGATTCTCCAGGTTTTAATAGGAATTGGCCTGCTGGTGAGTGCAATAGTTGCCATCAGATTCAAGAACTTAATTATGGCAGTTATAGCCATGGCAGTTTTTAGCCTCATCTTGTCCCTTGAGTTCTATGTTCTCCAAGCTCCAGACGTGGCAATAGCTGAAGCTGGCGTTGGAGCTGGTTTAACAACTGCGATGTACCTTCTTGCCATCAAGAACACGACTGATGAGGAGGTGATAGAATGA